The following coding sequences lie in one Candidatus Aramenus sp. CH1 genomic window:
- a CDS encoding tRNA uridine(34) 5-carboxymethylaminomethyl modification radical SAM/GNAT enzyme Elp3, translating to MQVKKPVRMLSGVSVVSVMTHPHRCPHGKCVFCPGGVEYNTPQSYYGREPTLMRALENDYDPYNQVRSRLLQYVVNGHEPSKVELIVMGGTFLSTPLDYQEWLIANALEAMNSFPKRKEREFVYLDEAQERNETAKVRCVGITVETKPDWGKEWHADQMLRLGVTRVELGVQTVYDEVLKLSNRGHTVKDSIESTKVLKDSGFKVTYHVMLGLPGSDPDKDLEAIKEIFGNPHFRPDMLKIYPTLVVETAPLVELWRRGKYKPYDTETVVELIAEAYKYIPRWVRIMRVQRDIPANVILAGNRKGNLRELVEEEVKRRGIKIQEIRYREAGISWLHRGLLPSNPTLKREEYEASGGTEFFLSFEDDKGVLVGYLRLRLPGFPHREELKGATVVRELHVYGPEVPVGAKDDFAFQHKGYGSRLLEEAERISREELGVKKIAVLSGIGAREYYRKKGYAKEGSYMVKYLS from the coding sequence ACTACGGCAGGGAGCCTACTCTGATGAGGGCGTTGGAGAACGACTACGACCCCTACAACCAAGTGAGGTCGAGGCTACTCCAGTACGTGGTCAACGGCCACGAGCCTAGCAAGGTTGAGCTGATAGTCATGGGAGGGACCTTCCTGTCAACCCCCTTGGATTACCAGGAATGGTTAATAGCCAACGCCCTTGAGGCCATGAACTCCTTCCCAAAGAGGAAGGAGAGGGAGTTCGTCTACTTGGATGAGGCACAAGAGAGGAACGAGACGGCGAAGGTTAGGTGCGTTGGGATCACGGTGGAGACCAAGCCGGACTGGGGAAAGGAGTGGCACGCGGACCAGATGCTGAGGCTAGGGGTCACCAGGGTGGAGCTAGGAGTCCAGACGGTCTACGACGAGGTGCTCAAGCTCAGTAACAGGGGCCACACGGTTAAGGACTCCATAGAGTCTACTAAGGTGCTAAAGGACTCTGGATTCAAGGTCACATACCACGTGATGCTTGGCCTTCCAGGCTCTGACCCTGATAAGGACTTGGAGGCGATCAAGGAGATCTTCGGGAACCCGCACTTTAGGCCAGACATGCTCAAGATCTACCCCACCCTTGTGGTGGAGACTGCCCCCCTTGTGGAGCTCTGGAGGAGGGGGAAGTACAAGCCATACGACACGGAGACCGTGGTGGAGCTCATCGCTGAGGCCTACAAGTACATACCTAGGTGGGTTAGGATAATGAGGGTGCAGAGGGACATTCCGGCAAACGTGATCCTGGCAGGGAACAGGAAGGGGAACTTGAGGGAGCTGGTGGAGGAGGAGGTAAAGAGGAGGGGGATCAAGATTCAGGAGATAAGGTACAGGGAGGCCGGGATATCTTGGTTGCACAGGGGGCTCCTTCCCTCAAACCCCACGCTGAAGAGGGAGGAGTACGAGGCCAGTGGAGGTACTGAGTTCTTCCTCTCCTTCGAGGACGACAAGGGAGTCCTAGTGGGTTACTTGAGGTTGAGGCTACCCGGCTTTCCACACAGGGAGGAGCTTAAGGGGGCCACTGTAGTGAGGGAGCTCCACGTCTACGGCCCAGAGGTGCCAGTGGGCGCGAAAGATGACTTCGCCTTCCAGCACAAGGGGTACGGCTCCAGGCTCCTAGAGGAGGCTGAAAGGATCTCCAGAGAGGAGCTAGGCGTCAAGAAAATCGCTGTGCTCTCGGGGATTGGGGCGAGGGAGTACTACAGGAAAAAGGGATACGCCAAAGAGGGCTCCTACATGGTCAAGTACCTCAGCTGA
- a CDS encoding thermopsin — MVRNTVVVLLLLILSMLTVGATTLGLAHQGATPHVTPRPLPVLPPSRPNASLAGKFFQGGVNVYSSYRGEPAPMGIADYGIGPNGPFIRTTSQFMGEVTIDQLKAFSSFATPCVSFQLNVVLNYQYADNTYALWIQDVAIYDSYNYTVWFLDNVWNFTSVNANVTSVVGNGEIQTFEGTEVYVYQPGLLPGNYVPLSLPASIYLLVNVSVNSLGQPVIYFWYNDGYGWINYDTVTVTNVQLASNVYFMVDGYQYTGNGHFYDAELVMGGPGGGSTAYLNSSQVFFSLSYWNGHNFQGIENAYNFGSDTGETVSDAVDTSYYYPFSGELVAGVTAGSGTLGSLWTSNQVSTLTVETGVQSGYVVVYNDTYQYSPNYEGQGIPFTGGSATLTLFPMDYAVLVYSAQGQLIGEANVALYGGEVTSTPVTQFSLSVPGAVTEITFTFSIPITVYAYGTVTLSVVTPNGVTYTLPGQVTVNGEATEYLDVTAPGPGTYDLTVVATLFPGFYVERTVEVLVSQPTAQVTLAYEVIGQPLPTSPTVTLQFPNGTIASYPMPISLVVPVGTTYSVQQIVGISQGIRWATPTAVEGVVNVSGSINVVYYEQYLVTFEFEVQGGQGYGDPSVIYTYFGMEAGATAPATVWVDCNSTYAYSQTLPGSNSQGRWVAYNYEGVVSSPGTISVFYNYEFNVTVNSPIPVYALVNGTNTTLKTGWYIIGTTIDVENLTYYASPVERYVIASVSPSEKVTVASPLILEVYAVMQYYVTVNSPIPVYALVNGTNVTLVTGWYNAGDAVKVENITYYPYAGAREVIVSISPQSFTVTSPEAVTVSVVPQYYINLITEVQVYALVNGTNTTFKAGWYNKGTTIVVENLTYYPSQGTRYVVVSVMPSEKITLEESVNLVVSSIKQYYVTVNSPIPVYALVNGTNTTLKTGWYDAGTEIQVENLTYYVSPQERYVPTSISPSTLKVNSSSSVDVTAVKQFLVTVNDVSSWYDQGSTVALNANVPIYEVGKFTGTDNVSVGATLVVNGPIHEQLVESPNYAFLGSVGVVVAVVAGATVALSRKKPGK; from the coding sequence ATGGTTAGAAATACTGTAGTAGTCCTCCTTCTTCTCATCCTGTCAATGCTTACCGTGGGTGCGACTACCCTTGGCTTGGCACATCAGGGAGCCACACCTCACGTTACCCCCAGACCATTGCCAGTCCTACCCCCATCAAGGCCCAACGCGAGCCTCGCCGGGAAGTTCTTCCAAGGAGGTGTCAACGTGTACTCCTCCTACCGTGGCGAGCCTGCACCCATGGGCATAGCTGACTACGGCATAGGTCCCAACGGTCCCTTCATAAGGACGACGAGTCAGTTCATGGGTGAGGTGACAATTGACCAGCTCAAGGCCTTCTCCAGCTTCGCTACCCCCTGCGTTAGCTTCCAGCTCAACGTAGTCCTCAACTACCAGTACGCGGATAACACCTACGCCCTCTGGATCCAGGACGTGGCGATCTACGACAGCTACAACTACACAGTCTGGTTCCTGGACAACGTGTGGAACTTCACCAGTGTAAACGCTAACGTTACCAGTGTAGTGGGTAACGGGGAAATCCAGACCTTTGAGGGGACTGAAGTTTACGTCTACCAGCCTGGACTCCTTCCTGGGAACTACGTTCCACTAAGCCTTCCAGCTTCAATCTACTTGCTGGTTAACGTTAGCGTCAACTCCTTGGGTCAGCCTGTCATCTACTTCTGGTACAACGACGGCTATGGGTGGATTAACTACGACACCGTGACCGTAACCAACGTACAGTTGGCCAGCAACGTCTACTTTATGGTAGACGGCTACCAGTACACGGGGAACGGGCACTTCTACGACGCAGAACTCGTAATGGGAGGACCAGGTGGAGGCTCTACCGCCTACCTCAACTCGTCCCAAGTGTTCTTCTCCCTATCCTACTGGAACGGCCACAATTTCCAAGGGATAGAGAACGCCTACAACTTCGGCTCCGACACAGGGGAGACAGTGAGCGACGCAGTGGACACTTCCTACTACTACCCGTTTTCCGGGGAGCTTGTGGCCGGGGTCACTGCCGGCTCCGGAACCCTTGGAAGCTTATGGACCTCCAACCAAGTTTCAACGCTAACGGTAGAGACAGGTGTGCAGAGCGGTTACGTGGTGGTGTACAACGACACTTACCAGTACTCCCCAAACTACGAGGGCCAGGGCATACCTTTTACTGGGGGCTCAGCTACCTTAACCCTCTTTCCAATGGACTACGCTGTTCTGGTGTACAGTGCCCAAGGTCAGCTAATAGGCGAGGCCAACGTTGCCCTATACGGAGGTGAAGTCACGTCCACTCCTGTAACCCAGTTCTCACTCAGCGTTCCAGGAGCCGTCACTGAGATTACATTTACCTTCTCCATCCCCATAACAGTGTACGCCTATGGCACAGTTACCCTCTCCGTCGTCACTCCCAACGGTGTTACCTACACCTTACCGGGTCAAGTGACAGTAAATGGCGAGGCCACGGAGTACCTGGACGTGACAGCGCCCGGGCCCGGCACCTACGACCTAACAGTGGTAGCTACACTGTTCCCAGGGTTCTACGTGGAGAGGACCGTCGAGGTGCTAGTGAGTCAGCCAACAGCCCAGGTGACGTTGGCGTACGAGGTAATAGGCCAGCCTCTGCCCACCTCTCCTACTGTGACACTGCAGTTCCCCAATGGGACGATAGCATCCTACCCAATGCCCATCTCCTTGGTGGTGCCAGTTGGCACTACCTACTCCGTGCAACAGATAGTGGGCATCTCCCAGGGGATAAGGTGGGCTACTCCCACAGCTGTTGAGGGCGTTGTGAACGTGAGCGGATCAATAAACGTGGTTTACTACGAGCAGTACCTGGTCACCTTCGAGTTTGAGGTGCAGGGCGGACAGGGCTATGGGGATCCCAGCGTGATATACACGTACTTCGGCATGGAGGCGGGAGCGACTGCCCCAGCGACGGTATGGGTGGACTGCAATTCCACCTACGCCTACAGCCAGACCCTGCCGGGCTCCAACTCCCAAGGTAGGTGGGTGGCTTACAACTACGAGGGTGTGGTCTCCTCTCCAGGGACTATCTCAGTATTCTACAACTACGAGTTCAACGTCACTGTGAACTCCCCAATCCCCGTGTACGCACTAGTCAACGGGACGAACACCACGCTGAAGACGGGGTGGTACATAATAGGGACTACCATTGACGTGGAGAACCTCACCTACTACGCCAGCCCAGTGGAGAGATACGTCATTGCCTCAGTGTCCCCTTCAGAGAAAGTGACTGTAGCATCGCCCCTCATCTTAGAGGTCTACGCGGTAATGCAGTACTACGTCACTGTGAACTCCCCAATCCCCGTGTACGCACTAGTCAACGGGACAAACGTTACCCTTGTCACTGGATGGTACAACGCCGGGGACGCAGTGAAGGTGGAGAACATAACTTACTACCCCTACGCTGGTGCCAGGGAGGTGATAGTGAGCATATCTCCTCAGTCCTTTACTGTGACGTCGCCCGAAGCAGTCACGGTGAGCGTGGTGCCCCAGTACTACATCAACTTGATCACGGAGGTCCAAGTATATGCCTTGGTCAACGGGACTAACACTACCTTTAAGGCAGGGTGGTACAACAAGGGCACTACCATTGTGGTGGAGAACTTGACCTACTACCCCTCACAGGGCACTAGGTACGTGGTAGTGAGCGTCATGCCCTCGGAGAAGATCACATTGGAGGAATCTGTGAACTTAGTCGTCAGCTCGATCAAGCAGTACTACGTCACTGTGAACTCCCCAATCCCCGTGTACGCACTAGTCAACGGGACGAACACCACGCTGAAGACGGGGTGGTACGACGCGGGAACGGAGATCCAAGTGGAGAACTTGACCTACTACGTGAGCCCCCAGGAGAGGTACGTGCCGACCTCTATCTCGCCTTCGACGCTCAAGGTCAACTCCTCCTCTTCTGTGGACGTCACCGCGGTTAAGCAGTTCCTGGTTACAGTTAACGACGTCTCCTCTTGGTACGACCAAGGGTCCACTGTGGCCCTGAACGCCAACGTCCCCATATACGAGGTGGGCAAGTTCACGGGGACGGATAACGTCTCAGTGGGGGCGACGTTAGTGGTCAATGGTCCAATACACGAACAACTGGTAGAGTCGCCAAACTACGCGTTCTTAGGCTCAGTGGGCGTAGTAGTTGCAGTAGTGGCTGGAGCTACTGTAGCGCTTTCCAGGAAGAAGCCCGGGAAGTGA
- the thiI gene encoding tRNA 4-thiouridine(8) synthase ThiI, whose translation MKVLIVRYSEVGIKGAPTRRKMERLLINNLLASAKRKGCGKVGVVHGEGRIFLYGNVDCLAKSSTKVFGVKSVSPAEELEFASLDQIAEKAEELWREEVKGRSFAVRVRRVGQHPFSSSDVADAVGSKLVKYGRVNLDSPEVEVHVEVREDKAYFYDQVLEGPGGLPLGSEGRVFALFSGGIDSPVASWMVMKRGAYVDFLYCNLGSEVTKNAVLGVARKLVEWSVGYTPKFFLAECSRITKGIMTGLDKRLWPIAFKRALYLLADKLGTSKGYGGIVTGESLGQVSTQTLSALKVLNRGILLPILRPLLGFDKDEIVKMARYIGTYEYSSKIPEFCSVFSFHPKTKFTYHVIEEVDKVVSSAVEEVLGSVKEVKLYGEQEEPDLQGLKVDVFPEGAVLVDLTGKAENAVRLTPRQVMEFVFKNGPDKTYVFLTGGDKFNVDLVRSLRKMGVKAFVLS comes from the coding sequence ATGAAAGTCCTCATAGTGAGGTACAGCGAGGTGGGCATAAAGGGTGCTCCCACCAGGAGGAAGATGGAGAGACTCCTGATCAACAACCTCCTGGCGTCCGCGAAGAGAAAGGGGTGCGGTAAGGTAGGGGTAGTCCACGGCGAGGGAAGGATATTCCTTTACGGCAACGTAGACTGTCTGGCCAAGTCCTCTACCAAGGTCTTCGGCGTCAAGTCCGTGAGCCCGGCAGAAGAGCTTGAGTTCGCCTCCCTCGACCAGATTGCCGAGAAAGCCGAGGAGCTTTGGAGGGAGGAGGTAAAGGGGAGGTCGTTCGCGGTGAGGGTTAGGAGGGTGGGCCAGCACCCCTTCTCCTCCTCCGACGTTGCTGACGCAGTAGGTAGCAAGCTGGTGAAGTACGGCAGAGTAAACTTGGACAGCCCAGAGGTGGAGGTTCACGTGGAGGTGAGGGAGGACAAGGCCTACTTTTACGATCAAGTGTTGGAGGGCCCAGGCGGCCTCCCCCTAGGCTCTGAGGGGAGGGTGTTCGCTCTGTTCTCCGGTGGTATAGACTCCCCAGTGGCCTCGTGGATGGTAATGAAAAGGGGAGCCTACGTCGACTTCCTCTACTGCAATCTGGGAAGCGAGGTAACAAAGAACGCAGTTCTCGGCGTGGCGAGGAAGCTCGTCGAGTGGAGTGTTGGCTACACACCCAAGTTCTTCCTTGCCGAGTGTAGCAGAATAACCAAGGGGATCATGACGGGGCTAGACAAGAGGCTCTGGCCCATAGCCTTCAAGAGGGCCCTCTACCTTTTGGCTGACAAGCTGGGCACCTCCAAGGGCTACGGCGGGATAGTCACTGGCGAGTCCCTAGGGCAGGTCTCCACCCAGACTCTCTCGGCCCTCAAGGTGCTCAACAGGGGGATCTTGCTCCCCATCTTGAGGCCCTTGTTGGGCTTCGACAAGGACGAGATTGTGAAAATGGCGAGATATATAGGAACTTACGAGTACTCGAGCAAGATACCAGAGTTCTGCTCCGTTTTCTCCTTTCACCCAAAGACCAAGTTCACCTACCACGTTATAGAGGAGGTAGATAAGGTTGTCTCGAGCGCAGTTGAGGAGGTGCTGGGATCGGTCAAGGAGGTGAAGTTATATGGAGAGCAAGAAGAGCCCGACCTCCAAGGCCTTAAGGTTGATGTTTTCCCGGAGGGGGCAGTGCTGGTGGACTTGACCGGGAAGGCTGAGAACGCGGTGAGGCTAACCCCTAGGCAGGTGATGGAGTTCGTCTTCAAGAACGGCCCCGATAAGACCTACGTCTTCCTCACTGGAGGTGACAAGTTTAACGTGGACTTGGTGAGGTCGCTGAGGAAGATGGGGGTAAAAGCCTTCGTCCTCAGCTGA
- a CDS encoding dehydrogenase, translating to MQSPLPDLIQVSRLNDKEREEVMSKLFSQLMSMDERQKVEAMREMIKYMAEKATDEEYLNLCRTNIKLASGLQDNVLSSFLKVRMQAVSQLPKELRDRDQRLLATALQSLDEKTREKMMKAMK from the coding sequence ATGCAATCTCCACTCCCAGACTTGATACAAGTGAGTAGACTAAACGACAAGGAAAGGGAAGAAGTCATGTCAAAGCTGTTCTCCCAGCTCATGTCCATGGACGAGAGGCAAAAGGTTGAGGCAATGAGGGAGATGATAAAGTACATGGCTGAGAAGGCCACAGACGAGGAATACTTAAACTTGTGCAGGACTAACATAAAGCTGGCCTCAGGCCTGCAAGACAACGTGCTCTCAAGTTTCCTAAAGGTGAGAATGCAGGCAGTATCTCAACTGCCAAAGGAGCTCAGGGACAGGGATCAAAGGCTCCTAGCCACCGCGTTACAAAGCCTAGACGAGAAGACCAGGGAAAAGATGATGAAGGCTATGAAGTGA
- a CDS encoding dihydrodipicolinate synthase family protein: MEVIVPIVTPFTRDNALDRAKLKEHAENLIEKGIDAIFLNGTTGMGPSISAEEKKEALKAVYDVTDKVIFQLGGLNLDEVLSLLSFSKDFSVLGVASYSPYYYPGLPSKWVVKYFKAIVEKSPHPVYIYNYPHATNFDVTPQLIEEIGGVTGIKDTNDDFVHSLRYKRFPNLKVYNGSDYLTVQSLTFLDGTVTAGGNYMPELLVLQKRLVSQGKVGEAFQVQETFYRFLDLARKYGMMASHYVLVKELQGYDVGYPRPPIFPLTQEEVEGITREVRELKKEYLYLLDKYGVTS, encoded by the coding sequence ATGGAGGTAATAGTCCCTATCGTTACTCCGTTCACCCGGGACAACGCGCTCGACAGAGCGAAGCTAAAGGAGCACGCGGAAAACCTAATTGAGAAGGGGATTGACGCGATCTTTCTCAACGGGACCACAGGGATGGGCCCCTCCATCTCTGCCGAGGAGAAGAAGGAGGCCCTCAAGGCCGTATACGATGTCACAGACAAGGTAATATTCCAGCTCGGTGGCCTAAACTTGGACGAGGTCCTCTCCCTGCTCTCCTTCTCAAAGGACTTCTCCGTCCTTGGCGTCGCCTCCTATTCGCCCTACTACTACCCCGGGTTACCCAGCAAGTGGGTGGTAAAGTACTTTAAAGCAATAGTAGAGAAGTCCCCACACCCCGTGTATATCTACAATTACCCTCACGCTACCAACTTCGACGTCACTCCTCAGCTAATCGAGGAGATAGGAGGGGTCACTGGAATAAAGGACACAAACGATGACTTCGTCCATTCCCTACGCTACAAGAGGTTCCCCAACCTCAAGGTGTACAACGGTAGCGACTACCTCACTGTCCAGTCCCTAACTTTCCTCGACGGAACCGTAACTGCTGGTGGTAACTACATGCCGGAGCTCCTTGTCCTCCAGAAGAGGCTGGTATCTCAGGGGAAGGTGGGAGAGGCATTCCAGGTCCAAGAGACTTTCTACAGGTTCCTAGACCTAGCCAGGAAGTATGGTATGATGGCCTCCCACTACGTCCTAGTCAAGGAACTCCAAGGGTATGACGTGGGCTACCCGAGGCCCCCTATCTTCCCCCTTACCCAGGAAGAGGTGGAGGGGATAACAAGGGAGGTGAGGGAGCTGAAAAAGGAGTACTTATACCTTCTAGACAAGTATGGAGTCACTTCATAG
- a CDS encoding zinc ribbon domain-containing protein: MQKTYSGRNVNLQALAQEINNLLLSEGWESTMQPMAPPMGGMQDFLIRAIKKGHFHHAEQVIVRVTGYPYDFRIIVEEEHIGPLGRELVNHRLFTQIDKEINDGLFDLPYQATQYQPAPQYPQPAQPQQGVKCPQCGFVNPPTSKFCANCGYRLA; this comes from the coding sequence ATGCAGAAGACTTACTCTGGCAGGAACGTGAACTTGCAAGCTTTGGCACAGGAGATAAACAACCTCCTCCTCAGCGAAGGCTGGGAAAGCACCATGCAACCCATGGCCCCTCCAATGGGGGGTATGCAGGACTTCCTCATAAGGGCGATAAAGAAGGGACACTTCCACCACGCGGAGCAGGTGATAGTAAGGGTGACGGGATACCCCTACGACTTTAGGATAATAGTAGAGGAGGAGCACATAGGCCCCCTAGGCAGGGAGCTCGTAAACCACAGGCTATTTACCCAGATAGACAAGGAGATAAACGACGGCCTCTTCGACCTCCCCTACCAAGCCACCCAGTACCAGCCAGCTCCCCAGTATCCCCAGCCTGCACAGCCACAGCAGGGGGTTAAGTGTCCCCAATGCGGTTTCGTTAACCCGCCCACATCCAAGTTCTGCGCCAACTGCGGTTACAGGCTAGCATGA